The following are encoded in a window of Castanea sativa cultivar Marrone di Chiusa Pesio chromosome 5, ASM4071231v1 genomic DNA:
- the LOC142634654 gene encoding coatomer subunit zeta-2-like, which translates to MARESCPTVKNILLLDSEGKRVAVKYYSDDWPTNSAKLAFEKFVFTKTLKSNARVEAEIAMFENNIVIYKFFQDLHFFVTRGDDENELILATVVQGFFDAVALLLRNTVDKREALENLDLILLCLDEIVDGGLIDHNG; encoded by the exons gaatcaTGCCCTACGGTGAAGAACATTCTTCTTCTAGACTCTGAAGGGAAGCGTGTAGCAGTCAAGTATTACTCAGATGATTGGCCAACAAATAGTGCAAAGttagcttttgaaaaatttgtttttaccAAGACTCTGAAGTCTAATGCTCGGGTTGAAG CTGAGATAGCTATGTTTGAGAACAACATTGTTATCTACAAGTTCTTCCAGGACCTGCACTTCTTTGTGACTAGAGGTGATGATGAAAACGAACTCATCTTAGCTACAGTTGTTCAGGGATTCTTTGATGCAGTTGCCCTTCTGTTGA GGAATACTGTTGATAAAAGGGAGGCACTCGAAAACTTGGATCTCATTCTTTTATGTCTTGATGAGATTGTTGATGGGGG TTTGATAGATCATAATGGATAA